A DNA window from Aminiphilus circumscriptus DSM 16581 contains the following coding sequences:
- a CDS encoding substrate-binding domain-containing protein produces MKPGSEEPRHEKSRQREYVSLAEATEILYDEVFPHLRRRVVKTPCRNALGRILAEDVLARRNVPHYQASAVDGYALSAARTKGASASAPVEIDDTSCLWVNTGNPVPEEFDSVLMVEDASFLPDGSFRVYKSLSLGANIRPVGEDVMRGQIIGKRGERVTPMSAALFLAAGVLDLPLSEPPVVTMIPTGDEIETPEKMEDMPVPGRVAETNSTMIAGFLHEWGVPCMICPIVADDRVRLEEAVLDAVKRSDIVLVGAGTAKGKRDHAEAVLASLGKILFKGLRMKPGRPAILGMVQDTPVLCLPGFPMSSAVVAWSVLYPLVRWFLFGLLPEGDLLREALRAVPESMKLLMPHSSPQGIAEWLRVKGVELDGVRYAVPLPSGSSVMWAMAEADGFALLHPEQFELPKGTSVNVFLVKDISWKTRILFQGSNDPALEHLLPLLRDRGGDMVIRSVGSLGGLTALRRGEGHVGACHLLDPETGEYNTPFIQRLQEGVWKRVLIYWRMQGILVPRGNPKGIFSVADFSRETVRIANRQPGAGTRVLLDALLKEKGVAPENVQGYGVVCTTHLDAASRVASGSADAALGIKAAADAFDLDFLPLTEEPYELIIPEKHLSHLGIEILFACLQDSAWKYRVELLGGYRWPA; encoded by the coding sequence GTGAAACCCGGATCAGAAGAGCCTAGGCACGAGAAATCAAGGCAGAGGGAATATGTTTCCTTGGCGGAAGCGACTGAAATATTGTACGACGAGGTTTTTCCGCACCTGCGTCGACGTGTCGTGAAGACTCCTTGTCGGAATGCACTGGGGCGTATCCTCGCCGAGGATGTGCTGGCCAGACGCAATGTCCCCCACTACCAGGCATCGGCCGTCGATGGATATGCTCTTTCTGCCGCGAGGACCAAAGGGGCGAGCGCCTCCGCACCCGTGGAGATCGACGACACCTCGTGTCTGTGGGTAAATACGGGCAATCCTGTTCCCGAGGAATTCGATTCGGTGTTGATGGTAGAGGATGCGTCATTTCTCCCTGATGGTTCCTTTCGTGTTTACAAGAGTCTCTCACTGGGGGCCAATATTCGCCCGGTGGGAGAAGATGTCATGCGAGGGCAAATCATCGGCAAGAGGGGCGAAAGGGTCACTCCCATGTCCGCTGCGTTGTTTCTCGCCGCAGGTGTTCTGGACCTTCCTCTTTCGGAACCGCCTGTCGTCACCATGATTCCCACCGGGGATGAAATAGAAACGCCGGAAAAAATGGAGGACATGCCGGTGCCAGGTCGTGTTGCGGAGACTAACTCCACTATGATAGCCGGATTTCTCCATGAGTGGGGAGTTCCCTGCATGATTTGTCCGATTGTCGCCGATGACCGAGTCCGTCTTGAAGAGGCTGTGCTCGATGCGGTGAAACGATCGGACATTGTGCTGGTAGGTGCTGGAACCGCGAAGGGCAAGAGGGATCATGCCGAAGCAGTGTTGGCATCGTTGGGGAAGATCCTTTTCAAGGGACTTCGCATGAAGCCGGGACGCCCGGCCATTCTCGGCATGGTGCAGGATACCCCCGTCCTATGCCTCCCTGGTTTCCCCATGTCCTCGGCCGTGGTCGCCTGGAGCGTTCTCTATCCTCTCGTCCGTTGGTTCTTGTTCGGCCTATTGCCCGAGGGGGATCTTCTGCGGGAGGCCCTTCGGGCCGTTCCTGAATCCATGAAGCTTCTTATGCCCCATTCCTCTCCCCAGGGAATTGCGGAATGGTTACGCGTCAAAGGTGTTGAATTGGATGGGGTTCGTTATGCCGTTCCCTTGCCTTCCGGATCCAGCGTCATGTGGGCGATGGCCGAAGCGGACGGTTTCGCGCTTCTTCACCCGGAACAGTTTGAACTTCCGAAGGGGACCTCTGTCAATGTTTTTCTCGTGAAAGATATTTCCTGGAAAACGAGGATTCTCTTTCAGGGATCGAATGATCCTGCGTTGGAACATCTCCTCCCCTTGTTGCGGGATCGTGGGGGCGACATGGTCATTCGTTCGGTGGGAAGCCTTGGTGGACTCACGGCGCTGCGCCGGGGAGAAGGACATGTCGGAGCATGTCATTTGCTCGACCCGGAGACGGGAGAGTACAATACTCCATTCATACAACGCCTCCAGGAGGGTGTCTGGAAACGTGTCCTGATCTACTGGAGGATGCAGGGAATCCTTGTTCCCCGGGGCAATCCGAAAGGAATCTTTTCCGTGGCGGATTTCTCGAGAGAAACGGTTCGTATCGCCAACCGCCAACCTGGAGCGGGCACGAGAGTTTTGCTGGATGCCCTTTTGAAAGAGAAGGGTGTTGCTCCGGAGAACGTGCAGGGATATGGCGTGGTTTGCACGACGCATCTCGACGCAGCCTCCCGGGTTGCCTCGGGATCTGCCGATGCCGCTCTTGGAATCAAAGCTGCCGCTGATGCATTCGATCTGGATTTTCTTCCCCTCACTGAAGAACCTTACGAATTGATTATTCCAGAAAAACATCTTTCGCATCTTGGAATAGAGATTCTTTTCGCCTGTCTTCAGGATTCCGCGTGGAAGTATCGGGTGGAACTACTCGGAGGCTACCGATGGCCAGCCTGA